AAACGATCACGATCGCttttaagcaaaacaaaatggctacCTTCGATGTAAGCAGTGTATCCGCCATTGAAATGCTTTAAATTCGACGCGGAAATTAACCGCAGGTTCAGATGCTGTAACTTATTTTCCGATGAGCTCTTCATCATCCACTAGATGTAATTAATCGGTTTCCCGATCAGAGCACTTGTCCCACTGCGACGGAACCATGCCATGCACCGGCCAACTGTTGAACTGTTGCTCCCTTTCATGCTCTTTCTGTGCCGCACACCGTGTGCTCCAATGTTTAGGTGAAACACATTAGGTGAAATAATAAACGAAATAGTTTAATATGAATCGACAACAACAATGTCTTGGTAATATTGCTTTAAATAATGTAACAGGAGGAATCAATTTACCTATTTTGAAAACAACCTACCGGCATTGCGCATTGGCCCGGCACAATTTAAGCTTTATTTCCTCACGATGAATTATGCGTTAAAGAGGTTTCATTGTGGTTAAACACACGTTTGATTTGTGTTGGTGCATTCTCCAAACTGTTTCCCTTCGTAAGTTGATCTTTTTGTCAGTATCATTTAGCTCGCTTTGAACCATCAAACCGTTAGTGTCTATgtgccaaaaaaacaaatgctctAAAACGGTGGGTTGTTTTCGAATGTGTGGTAATTAAACGTAGaaatacacagaaaaaaaaacccacaaccTAGGTCGTTCCTGAGAAAAAagattttacatttataaGAATTATGTTTAAGATATAGGCAACAAATTATGGTTCAGCAttaaactgtgtgtgtgtgtgtgtttcgcaaatggaaaagaaaaattcaaaacctcGTCAACCTTACACCAATCGGCACAGCAAACTTCGTTCAAATCTTGCGATCTTGCAACGTAATATATTGATCGCCAGATGTtagcaaaaaccaaactgtctgtttactaaaaaaaaaaaaaaacaatcgtaccgtaaaaagaaacaacagctGACTATGGAACCAAGCGTTTACATTAAGCTCAATGTGTACATGTTTCGTACAGTAACACCGCAGTATAAGAAATTGCTCTAaccaaatttgtttttacttcgcGTCAAATTATATTTGTCCATTGTGCAGCTCAACAGTTGCCAAAACGTTGCAAAGAGTAGCATCAACGTTCGATGGGGATAGGCACGATTAATTTTGATGAACTCCTTAACAAATGTTTATGTTTCGTAAGCTTCAGTTCTGGTTTCAGTAATCGGTTGATCGTACACATGGTCGACAAACTTATGATGTAAAACGACAGCCTGGGAAAGTAGAAGGGCTAAAGTTCGTTTTCGCCATTCACTGACTCACTTTTGATACTTCTTTCTTTATAATGGTGAATTGCATAGAAAACCATCGACAGCTAGGCACGTCGTACGCACCAACTAGCTGCTAATAAGGGTAtgcaaaagcgaaaaaatataACCCATTTGAAAATTGCAAGAGAGAAGGGAGATTACAAAGtacacaaataaaatttagCATTTTGCCATCTTTGCTAGTAGCGAACTGTAGGGGATCATGCAGTCAGTAGCGGTTCTCTTGCGCAAAGTACGTTGAAGTAGCCTTAATGTTTGCATTTTAGTAGAACAAagatttaaacatttaaacctAAAACGCGTGATGATAGTGTTCGATACGAGCATGATGACTAAAAGCGACATCTTAAACTTCTGGCTTGAGGTGAAAGAAAACAGTGCACCCGGCACTAAAgcaacagagcaaaaaaaaataaatactaaaaACGTCGTTGGGCATAAAGGGAATCTGAACACACAACCGTTTCGATCGAATTGATttatccattttatttttaacagaagcctaaaaaatagaagaaacaaatacacaaaatgaaagagaaaaaaaaacaagatgttAAAAGTAATACTCAAATTTTAAAGCATATACAccatttttaacacatttatTGTGTAGCTACAAGTAAGCACACGAATAGAGCGCCCAAAGGACGATCGCCTggagcaagcaaacaaacctgAAACGGATCCAACGATCGACTGGCGATATACTTGTCACCCATCCCCCCCTTCATCAGCTCAATACcataaccaaaaaaacaaaaaagtgaaacaaacaatCGTACTTGGGATATAAAAACTGAACACGATcgttgctctctttctctctctctctctctatcttcatGTCGATAATTGTTGCACATTCAAGACGTGGTATAAACTATAATGCGAGTTTGATAGCCCATACTCCAGTTAATAAATGCTGTTACTTTGTTAACCGTAAGCATGCGCTGTTCGAAAACCGAGAACAAATATAAAATTCGTTATTCCACGTCTGATGATCGCTTAAGCGTGTAGCGCAAGTGACACCACAGTACTAAAGGAATTTAACCGCACACCATAAATCGCTAAGTGTGAATTGTACCGTTGGTAATGGTGGACGATTTTAAACCAACTTCGAATTTCTCGTTTCATCGTGTTAGTACGCTAATTGGAACTGTTTCTTCGCCATTCGCTCCTAACTACCTACCTACCTACCAACCTACCTACCTAACAACTTACCTATGATGGTTATTCCTATATCTACATACTTACGATAGCTATCTTTATACAAAACCTATACCCTTTTCCGTGTTAAACTTCTTCAAAACAACATCTAGCGTAGCCAACCATCTACTGTACTGAAACTCGTAGGGAAGCGATACAACAACCATACATCGGGCATAATTACTGCAGACAGAAAATCCATCAAATCTCATATACTCATAACAACACATCAGACTGGCGCACTTATGCATAATCCTCAGAGAGGTCATCGTGAGAGGCGCTGCAAGATGGAACagaacaaatttaaataaatcccacacacacacaagcatccAGTCGCATTATTCACACAGCcatacacacgaaaaaaaggtGGATTACAGgctgaagaaaagaaaacaaattaacatTATGCCAAACGATGTAAGTAATGCAAAGAAGGGCTAGGTTCACTCTCGTGCATAAGACGCGGCTGTAGGCGATAATACTCAAACATAAACCAAATACCAATGAAGGGATTCGAAATGACCAATTTCTAATGACGGATCTGTAGCGGTTGTAGCAGTAGCGCGGGACGTTTGATATATCTCTGTATAGCATAAGTTTTATATTCAACTATTTGCCAGTTATTCGGATAGTAGTACTCATCTTATTCTTCTCATTTCATATTTAATACCATAGGTTTAGAAAGTTAGTTTAGTTGCCCTGCGGTAGTTGAGCCGGGAGGCGTTCGCATAGTTTGTTCATTCGCGTTCACTTTTAAAGCAACGTTTTGTGAGGCTGTCGTCTCATTCGTTTCCAAAACTGCAGCAAcgacagacacacaaaacaatcacacaACTAGGGAGATACTCCACAGCAACATGATTACGATCGTTAGCATGCAAGTCGtgtaaagtttattttatttcctattAAGGTTAGCGGATGAAAGTGttcgcaaaataaaacatcaataaCGAAAAACAGTTGCGAACAGGTGAtcggggaaagaaaaaaaaatcctaatgAAAATGTATTCAAACTCAATAAATGCCAACAGGGCGTGGTACACAcataaacgaaaataaaaaaaaattcaaaatatagcaaacaaataaagacACTTCTAGGAatagtatttaaaaataaatttaaaaacaaataaaaacaaagaacaattcgtaaaaaccaaaacccacTTGCATAAATGTAGTTTTAGTGTCAAACCAGTCTAATTAACGCCTAAAagcagtaaaaataaaaaccaaaaacattacTAGGATCGGTAGCATTACTAGTACAGGCATGTATTAttttcagtttggttttcttcgAAACACATAGTAAAACTACCCATAGAAACTAGACAGAACGAGCGGAGCCATTGAAACTAAGCTCCCTGATATTAAACTAGTCACtggaaaaatgaaactaaacaaagaaaacgaaagcatCAAACCTCTCGCCCCAATCCACGATAATTGTACAatctttaaacaaaaaatcaaccaccaacacacaacagcaGAAAAGCATAAAAGTATATACAAATAACTACAAAGAATTTGCGATGCAAAAATGACAAAACATcgatccaaacacacacactgatatTGGAAGTTAGGTCTCTTAAACTCATCGGTTTGCCTTGGTTACTAGAGTTCAGTTCACGTTCGCTACGTTGTCCGAACGTAGAAGAGATACATTTAACGATCTTTATTGCCTACTGTACATATTGTTAAATAGTTCTAATCAAGAGGaaactaaataaattattataaaattgaaatagaTCCGAAGGTGTTGATGTACCATTTCTTGTGTCAACTGTGTCATGGCGCGCCGGCTGTACAATGGATTGCGAATGAAATGTGTGAGAAATAGATTAAATCATGCATACAGCCGGGGACAGCACATTAAAGTGATTATCACCATCTGGAAGGTCGCGGAAAATTATAGATTACACATTTGACAACTTCCCGTAGCTTGAAATCTTCCGATCAGGTggatttaaacacacacacacatatcaccCACTTTAGTCTTTCTTCtggcgaaaaaataaaaagcaaaacaaacataagcTAAGCAACATGTTTTCCATCCGGCTATTTCGACGGGTAATCGAGATCGGAACGAACACTATCGACACCGTGGTACAGCGTCGTTGACACGCAAAGGATGATTTACGCTCGTTAATAAGCCTCTAATTGATCATATCGAGGGTGAGAATCTCATTGCCGACGGTAACGATTGTGCTATAAAAACCCGGCATCCAGATCCGAATGCTAACAGTAACTTTCTGACAAAAGTCACCAGCATGGCTCGTTTTACTCTACTTGCGGCGATATTCGCTGGGCTAGTGTGTCTGATCGATCATTCCGCCGTCTTAGCCATGCCGAATGCAATTCAGGCGGTAAGTGGACGTATTCACGTCTGCATAGACTTCCATTAACTACAACTTTCTGTGCTCTAATTTAGCCTTCCGATGCATCGCAAATACCCAACTTTCCGGGACCTGGTGATATTCCAAAGCCTCCCGGAATGCTACACAGTCGAGTAAGTAGGAACAACTGAAGTACAGCCAGAGGCGGATCTTCCAAGCTGAAGTCCAAAATGAATTTTAGCTACCGCCCTGTCGTTTCCAATGATGGGGGCCCTAACACCCATTTTGCTTGGGGGCAAAATCCACCTCTAAAGTACACCTAGCTCGAAAGactaaaaaattaaacacacaaCTTTTTATCTACCCACAGGTAGCACGTCAAGCACCGCCCGAAATTCCCGGGCAAGATCagtttccaccaccaccgccgccgccgccccAAATGTCACAGATGCCACAGATGGTTTGATTCGTTAGCCACGGCAATGTACACACTTTACCGGACCTATCGCTTACATCCTATCCAAACACACCTTTCCTTCATTTCCCGCTACTTACAGAGATCCCGTCGAAATGCAAGGACATCGATCGAAATGGCAAACATGCTGCCGGCGCTAGAACCCATATCGTATATTTCGTTGGCTCGTGAAAAACGAGCCGCCAAGGGCACGGGCGGCAAGCTTCCCAGCAAGGCTGGATAGGGGAAGTAACCAAGCAGTTGAGGCAACACCTGATTCTTTCGTCTATAGTTCGGCTTTCGAAGGATGCATTCCCGTTTGCCGTTATTAATGCATAAAATAAGCGGTCTAACAAATAGCATATTCATATGTACTACAATCAAACCAAATAAAGTAACATGCAAGCAAACAATACTACCGACTTAGAGACTCCAAACCCGTTTCGTGTTTTCGATGGTTTCGTATGTCATTGAAACCTCGAAGTGTGGACGCGTCTTTGGAATCGGAATGGGTGTGCAATAACCATTGCAATGGGCAATCGTTGATGaattcaaatttgaaaaaatactgCAGCGGCACGTGAGCTGAACTTCAGGAAGCTTTAACGTGTAAAATTGATCAGCGCACATGACTAGAGCTTCCTGCAGTCCTACGATCAACGAGACTGTTGCCTAATTTACCTTAGTTGTTTCGTTGCACCTCTTTCCGTCTGCTGTCCCTTTAGTACTACACCAGCTAAACCATTGTGGAAGCTCACCTACGAATGCTCAAGGCACGTCTACCCACAGCAGCTAAAACAGGATTGTCCCCAGGAACGTCTTCGCACTTATATTGAGCGCGTCCAATCCCAGCTTTATTCCAATACTAAATCTTTCTGGCGTTACGCCAACAGTGGTTGTGGCAACTCTAGTGTCTCTTCTACGATGACTATGGGCGATGTCCTCTCCCATCCGATATCCACTCCCATGGCTGTCAGTAGCAGCTAGCTCATCCGCGTCCCTCTCGTCAAGGCGAGGAACCCCTGGTACTCACCACCCACCTGAAGCGCTCTTACTCTCCTGGCCCAGACGGCATTCCCTCTTCAGTGCCGATCGACGCCAAAGAGACGTTTGCTCTCATATTACCGTGCCTAAGGAAATTTTTCCCTTGAATTAGAAATCTGTCTTTTCGATTCCGATCTTCGATGATTCCGCTGATGGATTAGAGTCACCTTACCAGCACGGGCCCCGATTTGTTTGTTGGATGAGTTCCTCATCTTCAGTCAAGGGTTCCTCAGGGTGATATCTTGAGGCCTCAATTGTTTTCTCTGTTTATCTCGGATTGAATCAGATCTCCCCTAACCTAAGTTAGTTCATCTGCTGTTAGTCATCGATGTCAAGTTCTATATTTTTGTGTCCTCGTCTCATGACTTCCACTCCTTCCAAAGCTACCCTGATGcatttcctgtttgttgttcctcCAATGGGCTCACCCTTCACGTTTACAATAGCTGCGTTATCTTGTTTGTCCATTCTCTCGTTAAGCAATTACAGAACTACCAGCTGGGCATAAGGACCTTGATGTATGGTTCGACAACAGTTTGTCTTTTGAGCCAGATATCAAATCAGACCTCGGGTAGGCCGCCAAGGTATTGAGCCTGTTCTCCCGAATGGCGCCGGTGATCCCTTGTGGTTGAGGGCGTTGTACGACTCTCCCAACGTTGTTTGGTTTCCGGCAGATGTCTCCTCTTTGGATAGGTTGGAAAGGATGCTGGATAAGTTTACGCTCATCGCCATCAGTCGCTTCCTAAATGTCCCCAGAGTTGCTTCTCCTCTCTATCCAGTGACAGATGACTTCTGCATATGTTGCTTAGGCAGTCTCTTGTCTTGAAGCCAAGCATCAACTACTCAACAAATTCACCATTAACGTGCTATAAAACGTTATTGTTAAGTTAAGTTATTTAAGGCGCAGGGCGTTACAGAACTGATATCACCATGCTATattatgtattttaaaaagcaTGACACAAACATGCCAAATTTGTTGACGCGTTCACCCGGTAATTAGGAGTTAAGTCCAGTAAGTCATTTAATTGACAGCATGACATCgaatgtcgttaagccaaaaagaaaatattaattgaatttttagttATACATTTCTATGCCATAACTACGCGGAATTGTCCTTCCAAATTAAGCAGTAAATAAAAACGGAAATATTCTTTCAGTACGGAAACATGTTTCTTTGATTTGTATGAATTTTTCGAAAAGTTGGGTTTACGCCatatattttcaaaacattaacTTACTATCCATCAATCGCATCACGTGATATTCTATGTACCTTTTTCAAGTGTACGCGCAGAGtacatttttggaaaaatttcTTCCTACACACAAAGCATTCGTGATTACGCTGCTCCAAATGCCGTTTCACATGGTTCCGGTAGCAGGCACGCGTTTGAAGACATTTACCGCACATATCACATTTGAACGTTTTCCCTTCGATGTGCGTATCCATATGGGCTGTACGCAAGCCTGGTGTTTTATATGACTTACCGCAGATTGTACATACATACGGCCGTTCCCCGGTGTGTGTACCTGTGGAGTAGAAAAGTAATCAGTAGCTGAATTATCGTTTTCTCTTGAACATCACAATATTCTGTCGTTTAGTATACTCACGCTCGTGTAATTTCACCGAAGCCTGCGAGGAAAATGTCTTATCACATTGAGAACATTGGAACGATTGCTGCTGTTTCTTCAAATGCTGTGATAAGGATTTCCATGAGAGAAATTTCCTATCTGAAACCGACATTTGCAAATATTAGCAAACGTATGGAAAATGTGCACATATGCAAAAACAACTTACCACAATGTGTACACTCATATTGTTTCGCTTTGCAAAAGAGTCGAACGTGCTGTCTCAAATCGACCCGATCAATTTCCTCGTTGCAGTGGGGACAGTTTGGCGAAAGGTACTCTACATGCTGGTTGCTGATGTGTATGATTAGCCTTGCCAGTGAGCTATACTCACACCCGCACGCTTCCAAAGGGCAAGGAAACTTGTCCAAATGGGTAATGATATGCTGTTTCAGATGAAGCATATTCTCGTACCTCGTATCACAGATCCCACATACTCCTGGGCCGACATTGCTCTTAGCTAGCTCCATACCGGTTACTTCTTGAGATTCAGCATTCTCCTGTTGGTTGCATGCATTTCCTGTACAGCGACGTTTGTGTTCGTTGGAATCTTGCTCCGTTAAAAATACATATTCACAATAGTTACAGGAAAAGATGCGCATATGATCCAGTACGATTTGAGAATCTGTGTGAAGCTTCATATGCTTTGCTAGACGTGATCGACTGATCACTACTTTCCCACATATGTCACAAACATAATCATTGTTTTCGATAGTTTTTCCACCAGCAGCTTCTAAAGGCTCAAATGGCGATGAttcatttccaaaatttgGAGATCTCAATTCTGCAGCAGCTGACGTATCTTCTGCTCCACTACCCATACTGATGTTAGGATCCTTAGTCAGTCGGAATGCCTCAACCTCACTGCTTATCATACCCACAACTTCTTCTTCGATTGTTTCTTCAACATATTCCACCAACAAGGGAAGTTGCTGATTGATGTTAAATACGTCTGCTCGTTCCTCTTCATCCTCCTCGTAGCAGTCATTTTCTTCGATACCAATTTCATCCGCTTCAGGAACAAACGGAGGCTTTAGTTCAAACATCGATTGCAGCAAATGTTCTGCACGACGACATTTTTGCTTAAATACGTGAAACTGGAATACAGTCGATTTGCACGTTTGGCATATTTTGTTCGGCATTTGTTGGAAACTTTTAAcctataaatataaaacacacCAATTTGTCGCTCTTCAAGTAACGTTTTAACCGTATTTTATTTACCTGTATCCCTATACAGTCTGCGATCACATCGCTCAGCGCCACACACGTCCCGTCCACAATTGCGTGCGTAAATATGTTAAACAGAAGCTCATTCATATCCGTTTCAGACAAACAGATACGGCACACTTTGCGCAAATCAATATCTAAACTTATTTCACTCATTTTCTGTTCAGCGTTCCGATGTTTTCTCGGCTTTGCTTTTAGCAAAACACATAAATTCTGTTCAAATttctttgtttacatttaccCTTAGAAAATGTCAAACCTGCTCCATTTATATTGATCCATACAACCCAAtcgttttcatttaaatttgaatcaattttcacgataaaattgtacaaaaaacattgtaaaatgcagaagaaaatattatcacataaataataacaacaatgatcatgtaaattatttgtttatcttttcatGCGCGCCTTTCCGTGACATTCGCAATACAAATGGACTTTTAAACACAGCACTGTAAACCACCAACAAATTTTGGCTGAATCAGTTTTGTTATCCCACTGCAGggagaacaacaaaaaatctaacaaatctcgaaatattttgcaattgttGCCTTATGTGACCGTTTTATAACAGATATTGTAGTGCGCTCAAGTTAAACACTCCGCAGGAAAAGCATCACAATGGAGATGCAGGAGCTGGAACTAACCATCTCGGCGGAGGAAATATGCCGCACCTGTCTGGCTGCGGCCGATCGAACGCAGCTTAAACCGATATTTTGTAATGAAATTTTGGATGGACGCATCGTACCGTTTCCAAGCGTGCTGGAATTGGTGATCGGCGAAAAGGTAGGCTTCAAATGCGG
This genomic window from Anopheles maculipalpis chromosome 2RL, idAnoMacuDA_375_x, whole genome shotgun sequence contains:
- the LOC126556382 gene encoding formin-like protein 1 produces the protein MARFTLLAAIFAGLVCLIDHSAVLAMPNAIQAPSDASQIPNFPGPGDIPKPPGMLHSRVARQAPPEIPGQDQFPPPPPPPPQMSQMPQMRSRRNARTSIEMANMLPALEPISYISLAREKRAAKGTGGKLPSKAG